In the genome of Salmo trutta chromosome 18, fSalTru1.1, whole genome shotgun sequence, one region contains:
- the rel gene encoding proto-oncogene c-Rel, giving the protein MDVAEPSVQIFEQPKQRGMRFRYKCEGRSAGSIPGERSSENNRSYPTIQILNYCGKGKVRVSLVTKNEPFRPHPHDLVGKDCKEGFYEAEFGPERKVFAFQNLGIQCVRRREVKDSIMQRMTRGINPFNVPREQLLQTEEYDLNVVRLCLQVFLQDDTGHYNRALNPIVTNPIYDNRAPNTAELRICRVNRNSGCVKGGDEIFLLCDKVQKDDIEVRFFTPGWEAKGSFSQADVHRQVAIVFKSPPYYDTSITGPVTVHMQLRRPTDQEVSEPMEFRYLPDDKDPYGCQEKKRRREHLMKTLPGFLPLGGMNPMNRPKAVPHSPMAQAMRKDINNIYMKQPSPAMMRQTPPTMYNHANQHYQQHSPQQRTMMTSINQMWPQPNPTLSLETIRINPSSTGSSQGNCMQQQQGNHRVTSGYLHGGESSGSGNILPQLTMGDLQCLGLESNLQGPSASQAQPGGPDLQHHQHPHQQHLHQQQHFHNQHIHQQLHQRKVSSFSQGMGSQEGQIQGSQTQTLGLQAPWNSGGEAGFGFLLDSVESDEIIQGLVGGGGPQTTFQLKQEPLTGGQEGQMIASCSFSASDGQQQQSYANLLPRPMSNSNGIAMETARHESTNSNSNNIQALKNLQNPFTPANGMGQEGVHFDSLAAWAFSTPPQ; this is encoded by the exons ATGGATG TGGCAGAGCCCAGTGTTCAGATCTTTGAGCAGCCCAAACAGAGGGGCATGCGCTTCAGGTACAAGTGTGAGGGCCGCTCTGCAGGCAGCATCCCTGGAGAGAGGAGCTCTGAAAACAACAGGTCATACCCCACCATACAG ATTCTGAACTACTGTGGGAAGGGCAAAGTGCGCGTTTCCCTAGTAACCAAGAACGAGCCCTTTAGGCCACACCCTCATGACTTGGTGGGCAAGGACTGCAAGGAGGGATTCTACGAAGCTGAGTTTGGCCCAGAGCGCAAGGTCTTCGC CTTCCAAAATCTGGGTATCCagtgtgtgaggaggagagaggtaaagGACTCCATCATGCAGAGGATGACCAGAGGGATCAACCCATTCAATG TGCCACGGGAGCAGCTGTTACAGACGGAGGAGTACGACCTGAACGTGGTGCGTCTCTGTCTCCAGGTGTTCCTACAGGACGACACCGGACACTACAACCGCGCCCTCAACCCCATTGTCACAAACCCCATCTATGACAACA GGGCTCCGAACACGGCTGAGCTGCGTATCTGTCGGGTCAACAGGAACAGTGGGTGTGTGAAGGGAGGAGACGAGATCTTTCTGCTGTGTGATAAAGTCCAGAAAG ATGACATTGAGGTGCGTTTCTTCACTCCTGGCTGGGAGGCTAAGGGCTCCTTCTCCCAGGCTGACGTTCACCGCCAGGTGGCCATCGTCTTTAAGAGCCCGCCCTACTACGACACGTCCATCACCGGCCCAGTCACTGTGCACATGCAGTTACGCCGTCCCACCGACCAGGAAGTCAGCGAGCCCATGGAGTTCAGATATCTACCCGACGACAAGG ATCCCTATGGTTgccaggagaagaagaggagaagagagcaccTGATGAAAACCTTACCCGGGTTCCTACCTTTAGGTGGAATGAATCCGATGAACAGACCGAAGGCAGTACCACACAGTCCCATGGCCCAGGCCATGAGAAAAG ACATCAACAACATATACATGAAACAGCCCTCTCCCGCTATGATGCGCCAAACCCCTCCCACCATGTACAACCACGCCAACCAACATTACCAACAACATAGCCCTCAGCAGCGCACAATGATGACATCCATCAACCAGATGTGGCCCCAACCCAACCCGACTTTGTCCCTGGAGACCATCAGAATTAACCCCTCGAGCACCGGTAGTAGCCAGGGTAACTGTATGCAGCAACAGCAGGGGAACCACCGTGTTACCTCTGGGTACCTTCATGGAGGGGAGAGCAGCGGTAGTGGTAACATCCTGCCCCAACTCACCATGGGGGACCTGCAATGTCTGGGTCTGGAGTCCAATCTCCAGGGTCCTTCGGCCAGCCAAGCCCAGCCCGGTGGGCCTGATCTCCAGCACCACCAGCACCCTCATCAGCAGCACCTCCACCAGCAGCAGCACTTCCACAACCAGCATATACACCAGCAGCTCCACCAGAGGAAAGTGTCATCCTTCTCCCAGGGCATGGGGAGCCAGGAAGGGCAGATCCAGGGGAGTCAGACCCAGACCCTGGGCCTCCAGGCACCCTGGAACAGCGGTGGCGAAGCGGGGTTCGGCTTCCTCCTGGATAGCGTGGAGAGTGATGAGATCATCCAGGGCCTGGTGGGAGGAGGGGGCCCTCAGACCACCTTCCAACTGAAGCAGGAGCCCCTAACTGGGGGACAAGAGGGCCAGATGATCGCCTCTTGTTCCTTCTCCGCCTCGGACGGCCAGCAACAGCAGTCGTACGCCAACCTCCTTCCCCGGCCTATGAGTAACAGCAACGGCATCGCCATGGAGACAGCAAGGCATGAAAGCACCAATAGCAACTCCAACAACATCCAGGCCCTCAAGAACTTACAGAACCCCTTCACCCCAGCCAATGGAATGGGGCAAGAAGGTGTCCATTTTGACTCCTTGGCTGCCTGGGCCTTTTCCACTCCACCGCAGTGA